The genomic DNA ACTGTCCGTGGGCGACCCGGCATCCAATCGAATGGGGCGACCCCGGAGATTCGCCTCCTGATGCCAGGAGTCGGGAGGCGAGGTGGCGATCATCGCGGCGCTCCCCGCCAGGAGGAGCAGGGACGCGGCACGGCGACGAAAACGAGGAGAGAGCCAGGAGAGCGACATGGGCGGCCTCGCGTCGAGGGTTACTTCTTGGCGTCGGGAGCCGGGGCCGCGTCCTTGGCCGCCGCGTCCGTCTTCGGCTTGCGCAGGGGGCAGGAGGCGATGGCGCCGTTGGGGTCCACCGCGTCCTTGCCGGACTCCACCTTGAGGATCTTCCGCTCCTCGCCGATCACGAAGGTGTAGCGGTTGGCCAGGTTCATCACCGGCATCTTCACGTCGTAGAGGTTCGTCAGCTTCGCGTCCGGATCCGGAATGAAGGCGAAGGGCGCCTTGAGCGAGTCCTTGAACTTGACGAGCGATTCCGCGTCGTCCGTGCTCACGGCGAGCAGTTGGCCATTGAGCTTCTCCACGTCCTTGTACCGGTCGCGGTAGGCGGACAGCTCCTTCGTGCACCCGCCGGTGAAGGCCTTGGGGAAGAAGGCGAGGATGACGGGGCCCTGCTTCACCATTTCCGACAGCGAGTGGGACTTGCCAGAGGTGTCCTGCACCGTGAAGTCCGGTGCGATCTCTCCGGCCTGGGGGGTGGCTCCCGCGAGGAAGCCCGCTACGAGCGTGGCAGTGAGCATGCCCGAGGGCTTATCACTTCTCGCCCATGCGCGCCCACACGGCCGCGGCGGCCTCGCGGGCCTGTTCGGCCACCACGCTGGGATTGACCGACAGGGGCCGGCGCGCCCACACCCGCCACACACCGTCCACCATGACCGACTCCACGTGGCGCGAGCCCAGGCCGAACGCCACGTGCCAGGCGAGGTTGTCCGCCGTGAGCGGCGTGGCCGGCAGGTAGTCCATGACGAGCAGGTCCGCCACCGCGCCCTCGCGCATGGGCCCCATCTGCAACCCGAACGCCTGCGAGGCCAGGCGCTGGCCATTGGCCAGGTAGCGCAGCACGTCGATGGGCTGGCCCGCGTCACGCGAGCGCAGCCAGGCCGCCTGGGCCTCGGCGAACATGTCCGCGCTCACCCCGTCCGCGCCCAGCGTGGCCCGGTGGCCGAACTTGAGCGCCGGGGCGTACCCCACCTCGGCTTCCATGTTCGAGCGCGGCGTGTGCGCCAGCCATGCGCCCGTGGGAAGCAGCTGCGCCAGCTCCGGCCACGCCAGGTGGCCCACGTGCGCGAGCAGCGTCTGCGGGGACACCAGGCCGCCGTCCACCAGCCGCGTCACGGGCGAGGCGCCATAGCGCTCCACGGACAGCTTCTCGTCGAGGGGATCCTCGGCCAGCGGCACGTGCAGTCCCGTGCCCGAGCTCTTCAACGCCTCGGCCAGACCCTCCAGGGCCTCCTTGCCCACGGTGAAGAGCGGCGCCGAGCCCACCTGCCCGCGCAGGCGCCCCCGCGCCTTGCGCGCGAAGGACACCGTCTCCTCCAACCCCTCTTCCCGCCCCAGCGCGCCCCGGCGATCCGTGACGGCGTAGGACAGCACCCCCCTCACCCCCACCTC from Melittangium boletus DSM 14713 includes the following:
- a CDS encoding peroxiredoxin, yielding MLTATLVAGFLAGATPQAGEIAPDFTVQDTSGKSHSLSEMVKQGPVILAFFPKAFTGGCTKELSAYRDRYKDVEKLNGQLLAVSTDDAESLVKFKDSLKAPFAFIPDPDAKLTNLYDVKMPVMNLANRYTFVIGEERKILKVESGKDAVDPNGAIASCPLRKPKTDAAAKDAAPAPDAKK
- a CDS encoding amidohydrolase family protein; this encodes MGTLLKGGIVVELEPACVERVDLRIEGERIVARGPDLAGAPDDEVLALSGKLVFPGLVSAHQRLSASLGRGMPRPKLDGYQELLEKVRWRYEDALDLDAVQVAATAGGLEALQCGTTTLFDLHSSPRAVQGSLLRAGRGLHEVGVRGVLSYAVTDRRGALGREEGLEETVSFARKARGRLRGQVGSAPLFTVGKEALEGLAEALKSSGTGLHVPLAEDPLDEKLSVERYGASPVTRLVDGGLVSPQTLLAHVGHLAWPELAQLLPTGAWLAHTPRSNMEAEVGYAPALKFGHRATLGADGVSADMFAEAQAAWLRSRDAGQPIDVLRYLANGQRLASQAFGLQMGPMREGAVADLLVMDYLPATPLTADNLAWHVAFGLGSRHVESVMVDGVWRVWARRPLSVNPSVVAEQAREAAAAVWARMGEK